A window of the Capricornis sumatraensis isolate serow.1 chromosome 9, serow.2, whole genome shotgun sequence genome harbors these coding sequences:
- the LOC138086012 gene encoding olfactory receptor 1I1-like: MEPENRTAVSEFLLLGLSEKPEHQIFLFGLFLPMYLVTIFGNLLIILAIITDSHLHTPMYFFLCNLSLVDIFFSSTTVPKMLVNLWTQSKAIPLAGCLAQMYAFHLFGTMDSFLLAVMAIDRFVAIVHPLHYLAIMSPRVCGLLVVGSWLITNLQSIVHTSLMAQLTFCAGSEIPHFFCDLMPLLKLSCSDTHTNELVIFAFGIIMGISPLTCILLSYICIFWAVFKIPSAQGKWKAFSTCGSHLTVVTLFYGTIFAVYLQPVSPTSSQKDKAAALMCGVVIPMLNPFIYSLRNKNMKAALRKLVSKAATSQS; this comes from the coding sequence ATGGAACCAGAAAACCGAACAGCAGTCTCAGAATTCCTCCTCCTGGGACTCTCAGAAAAACCAGAGCATCAGATCTTCCTCTTCGGGCTGTTCCTGCCCATGTACCTGGTCACCATCTTTGGAAACCTGCTCATCATCCTGGCCATCATCACAGACTCACACCTCCACactcccatgtacttcttcctctgtAACCTGTCGCTGGTGGACATCTTTTTCTCTTCCACCACCGTCCCCAAGATGCTGGTGAACCTCTGGACACAGAGCAAAGCCATCCCCCTTGCAGGCTGCCTTGCCCAGATGTACGCCTTCCACCTGTTTGGGACCATGGACAGCTTCCTCCTGGCTGTGATGGCCATTGATCGGTTCGTGGCCATTGTCCACCCTCTGCACTACTTGGCCATCATGAGTCCCCGTGTGTGTGGGCTGCTGGTGGTGGGGTCGTGGCTGATCACCAACCTCCAGTCCATTGTCCACACCAGCCTCATGGCTCAGTTGACCTTCTGCGCTGGCTCTGAAATCCCCCACTTCTTCTGTGACCTCATGCCCCTGCTGAAGCTCTCCtgctcagacacacacaccaacGAGCTGGTGATCTTTGCTTTCGGCATCATCATGGGCATCAGCCCTCTCACATGCATCCTCCTCTCTTATATCTGCATTTTCTGGGCAGTCTTCAAGATCCCTTCTGCTCAGGGCAAATGGAAAGCCTTCTCCACTTGCGGCTCACACCTCACCGTGGTGACTCTATTCTATGGCACCATCTTCGCTGTGTACCTGCAGCCAGTATCTCCCACCTCCTCACAGAAGGACAAGGCGGCTGCCTTGATGTGTGGGGTGGTcatccccatgctgaacccctttATCTACAGCCTAAGGAACAAGAACATGAAGGCAGCTCTGAGGAAACTGGTCAGCAAAGCAGCTACCTCTCAGTCCTAG